The Parvibaculaceae bacterium PLY_AMNH_Bact1 genome window below encodes:
- the queF gene encoding preQ(1) synthase (Derived by automated computational analysis using gene prediction method: Protein Homology. GO_function: GO:0033739 - preQ1 synthase activity [Evidence IEA]): MADYTENLTQLGGSTEAPASPDLATLERVPNPKAGTDYVARFVCPEFTSLCPVTGQPDFAHLVIDYVPGDFLVESKSLKLYLQSFRNHGAFHEDCTVGIGLRLAEELTPKWLRIGGYWYPRGGIPIDVFWQTGRPPEEVWLPDQGVPPYRGRG, translated from the coding sequence ATGGCGGACTATACTGAAAACCTGACACAGCTTGGTGGTTCGACCGAGGCTCCAGCCTCCCCGGACCTCGCGACACTGGAGCGTGTTCCTAATCCAAAGGCCGGGACCGACTATGTCGCAAGGTTCGTCTGCCCGGAATTTACCTCCCTCTGCCCGGTAACAGGTCAGCCAGATTTTGCGCATCTTGTGATCGACTATGTACCCGGCGATTTCCTGGTCGAATCCAAATCACTTAAACTCTACCTGCAGTCCTTCCGCAATCATGGTGCATTTCATGAAGACTGCACAGTCGGCATTGGGCTCAGACTTGCCGAAGAGCTGACGCCAAAATGGCTGCGTATCGGTGGATACTGGTACCCGCGAGGCGGCATTCCTATTGACGTTTTCTGGCAAACAGGTCGCCCGCCTGAAGAAGTCTGGTTGCCTGATCAGGGTGTTCCTCCTTATCGAGGACGTGGATGA
- a CDS encoding 6-carboxytetrahydropterin synthase (Derived by automated computational analysis using gene prediction method: Protein Homology.), with translation MRIYKEFGFEAAHFLPSAPAGHPNSRLHGHSFRAVVWMEGEPDPETGLIREFGSLLDVLNEVKADLDHRCLNEIEGLSVPTLENICVWIWGRLSPKLRRLSRVEIHRDSCREGCVYDGPGDASKG, from the coding sequence ATGCGTATCTACAAAGAATTCGGTTTTGAGGCTGCGCATTTTCTACCTTCGGCTCCGGCCGGGCACCCGAATAGCCGTTTGCATGGACACTCCTTCCGCGCTGTTGTCTGGATGGAAGGTGAGCCTGACCCAGAAACCGGGCTCATTCGCGAGTTCGGCAGTCTGCTGGATGTTCTGAACGAAGTAAAAGCCGACCTTGATCACCGCTGCCTCAATGAGATTGAAGGCCTCTCTGTTCCCACGCTAGAAAACATCTGTGTTTGGATCTGGGGTCGTCTTTCACCAAAACTCCGCCGCTTGTCACGGGTTGAGATCCACCGCGATAGCTGCCGCGAGGGGTGTGTGTATGATGGCCCTGGCGATGCATCGAAGGGATGA
- the queE gene encoding 7-carboxy-7-deazaguanine synthase (Derived by automated computational analysis using gene prediction method: Protein Homology. GO_function: GO:0051539 - 4 iron, 4 sulfur cluster binding [Evidence IEA]; GO_function: GO:1904047 - S-adenosyl-L-methionine binding [Evidence IEA]; GO_process: GO:0006400 - tRNA modification [Evidence IEA]): MYSVKEIFFTLQGEGKQAGRPAVFCRFSGCNLWTGREQDRASATCTFCDTDFVGTDGQGGGKFSTAEALAAEVASHWPTDAASPHAEMKKYVVCTGGEPLLQLDRHLIQAFHDQGFEIAVETNGTLVAPEGIDWICVSPKADAPLVQTSGSELKLVFPQDLNQPSQFEGLAFDNFLIQPLDGDDYQTNVRASVDYCLTHPRWQLSLQTHKYLGID, from the coding sequence AACAAGCCGGGCGCCCTGCTGTCTTTTGCCGTTTTTCCGGATGTAACCTATGGACCGGACGTGAGCAAGACCGTGCAAGCGCCACCTGTACTTTCTGCGACACGGATTTTGTTGGCACCGATGGACAGGGTGGCGGCAAGTTTTCCACCGCCGAAGCACTTGCCGCGGAAGTAGCCTCCCATTGGCCAACCGATGCTGCATCGCCCCATGCAGAAATGAAGAAGTATGTGGTCTGCACCGGCGGCGAACCGCTGTTGCAGCTGGACAGACATCTCATCCAGGCGTTTCACGATCAGGGGTTCGAGATCGCTGTGGAAACCAACGGCACCCTTGTTGCGCCAGAAGGCATTGACTGGATCTGTGTGAGCCCAAAAGCAGACGCACCCTTGGTACAAACAAGCGGATCAGAACTGAAGCTGGTTTTCCCTCAGGATCTTAACCAACCCTCTCAATTTGAGGGGCTCGCCTTTGACAATTTCCTGATACAACCCCTTGATGGTGACGACTATCAAACGAACGTTCGCGCGAGCGTAGACTATTGTTTGACTCACCCTCGCTGGCAGCTATCGCTGCAAACACACAAATATCTTGGGATTGATTGA